GCCGCGGCGCACCGCGATGCGGGTGACGTTCCCGGCGAACAGGTGGTCGCTGTCGAGCTTGCGCAGGCCGGGGTCGCGCGTCGGGTTGAAGGCCATCGAGGCCAGGATGCCCACCCCCAGCCCGAGCTCCACATAGGTCTTGATCACGTCGGCGTCGAGCGCCGACATCACCACGTCGGGCGTCAGCCCGGCGCGGGCAAAGGTCTGGTCGATGCGGGTGCGGCCGGTGAAACCCTCGTGGTAGGTGATCACCGGGTGCGCGACGATCGCCTCCAGGGTCAGCGGCTGCACCGCCTCGAGCGGGTGGCCGGCGGGCACGACGACCGCGTGCTGCCAGCCGTAGTAGGGGAAGGAGGCCAGCTCCGGCACCTCGGCCAGCGCCTCGGTGGCGACCCCGATGTCGGCCTCGCCGTCGAGCAGCATCTGCACGATCTCGCCCGGGCTGCCCTGGTGCAGCTTGAGCAGCACGCGCGGGTAGGCGCGCTTGAACGCCGCCACCACCCCGGGCAGCGCGTAGCGCGCCTGGGTGTGGGTGGTGACTACCGTCAGCTGGCCCTGGTCGCGTCCGCGGTACTGGTCGGCC
This region of Thauera sp. JM12B12 genomic DNA includes:
- a CDS encoding CysB family HTH-type transcriptional regulator, which encodes MNFQQLRIIRETARRGFNLTEVANALFTSQSGVSKHIKDLEDELGIALFVRKGKRLLGLTPPGEELVVMVERMLLDAANIKRLADQYRGRDQGQLTVVTTHTQARYALPGVVAAFKRAYPRVLLKLHQGSPGEIVQMLLDGEADIGVATEALAEVPELASFPYYGWQHAVVVPAGHPLEAVQPLTLEAIVAHPVITYHEGFTGRTRIDQTFARAGLTPDVVMSALDADVIKTYVELGLGVGILASMAFNPTRDPGLRKLDSDHLFAGNVTRIAVRRGHYLRGFAYRFIELCAPELTEVVVADAVGGTAG